A window from Solanum stenotomum isolate F172 chromosome 7, ASM1918654v1, whole genome shotgun sequence encodes these proteins:
- the LOC125871237 gene encoding uncharacterized protein LOC125871237: MSSASVVPLHLHASSVKVFNGMNFYEWHEQVKFHLGVMDLDLALMNDKPNAITDKSSEDEKSFHKSWERSNRLSLMFMQMTVANNIKSTTPQTESAKKYLKFVGERFCSADKSLASTLMAELTTMKFNGSRNMQNHIIDVIPRNLVS; the protein is encoded by the exons atgtcttcgGCATCAG TTGTTCCTCTTCATTTGCATGCTTCGTCTGTTAAAGTGTTCAATGGAATGAACTTCTATGAATGGCATGAACAAGTCAAGTTCCATTTAGGTGTGATGGATCTTGACTTGGCTCTGATGAATGACAAGCCTAATGCCATTACTGATAAGAGCAGTGAGGATgagaagtcttttcataaatcatgggaGCGCTCTAACAGATTAAGCCTTATGTTTATGCAAATGACTGTTGCTAACAACATTAAGAGTACTACTCCACAAACAGAAAGTGCCAAGAAATACCTAAAGTTTGTGGGAGAACGTTTTTGTTCTGCTGATAAATCTCTCGCTAGTACACTAATGGCTGAACTCACGACTATGAAGTTTAATGGGTCGCGCAATATGCAAAATCATATCATCGATGTAATACCCCGTAATTTAGtgagttga